From Gossypium raimondii isolate GPD5lz chromosome 11, ASM2569854v1, whole genome shotgun sequence:
ACCCCATATATACTATAATAAAGTTTCTGATacaataaattagttgaaatatggttaaatatatttttaacaaaaataaaatgaaccaattgtttttaattatattttctgaTTTCCTTGCTTAAACCGATTCAAAGAAtcaccattttaatatattagtactaataaaaaaatcaaatcaaattgcaTAGATTATactagatcaaagagcaaattagttttttttgttaaaagtttCATTCCTTTCTACATAAAAAACTGTCGTGACTGAtcaaaataaccaaacaattacacgtgaaaaaaaagatagaattgAACAACCGTACAAGCATTTTTTGTGCATTGCATACGGCTTTCAAGGCCACCCaatatcctttcttttttcaaactttttttcgAATACGCTTTTTTGATGTAAAAGTATGTTTACTGCCATTCAATTTGATAAGCCAATGATTTTTTTCTGTGTTTCAGAATACAATTAAACAATATGTTAACTAATCGATTACGataaattggattgaattttgCAGTACCTCGACGTCACATGAGCGTGAAAGAGATTCAAGAATCAATTTTCCTTTTGTCACGTGTACCTCACGTTGATGTACAAAAACTAagtttaatagtagaaatagatggaatttaaaaaaaaaacaccaatttactttttaacCTAACGTACAAAGACTATTTagctcattttttgagtaaacaTGACAAAATGCAATCGAACTCTTAAGACGGTCTCCCATGAATTTTTTTACCCCTAAATTCACAACTTGCATAGAATTTAACCCCAATATTTAATTCTTCAAAAGGATAAAGATGTATTTAAAGCCTTCATTCACAACTGGTTTCAGATATATCATTGCTGGTAGGCTGAGATGGCTCCACCAAGTGGTAAGATAATGTGGAGCCCAATATTCACTCTTCCACCATAACAAAGACCACCTGCACAACCATACAAATAGAAAACGTCCTCTTCCAAAGGCAACGCCTACAAATTAGTTTTTGAAGCCccacaaagaaaagaaatagataaCAAGCAGTAACCACCACTTTCACTGAATTAAACAATTGACTTCCTCGGTCAGAATATATCtctatatatgatataaatacatTTTTGGGGGGTTTTTTAAGGACATATAAATCTAGTAACTAACATACAGTAACATGCATCTATGATCTATCATCAATATTCAATTACAACAAGACACATGGGAACGCATGGTTTTAGTAGTAAATTGGAGTTTTAAGAGCTAGCCTgtcctttcttcttcaatttcagAGTCTTCTTTTGGCTAGTCTGGTGCTTTAGAGCAGGCTCCACGAGCAGTAGGCGAGACATTACGTAAGCTAAGATGTCTTCCTGGTTCGATTTTGTAAAGTCTAAGTGTCCATACTCAAATTCCTTGTATGATACATTTACACTTGCATCCTTCATTAACTTGTAGTGCCTTGTAACCATTGCTGCACTAATTATCTTGTCCTTCCGCCCAGCGATCAAATCAATTGGGATATCGATAAGCGAATAATATTCACCCAAGTCTATTGGCACCGGAGATCCATATGCCTTCATATTGGCTGATGCATTCCCATAGTCATACATTACAAATTTTCCCCTCCACTTTACTTGTGCAAGGTGGTGAATCACACCTAGTGAGAGCCCTGGCATGTCATCCATATTATAATGAGGTAATCCCATCACCCCAACCCAGTTCGAGCTATCTCCCCCAAAGGTATAACTCAGTACGGTTTGTATTAGTCCCCCAAGGGCAGGGTAGTTATGGAAGTCCCTAGCTAACTTGTTGAACAGCATGCGGAAGAATCGGGTCGGTATATACAAGGCAGGCACGAAAAACGCCAGAATCGGACCCAAAGGAACAACGAAATAATGCGCCACTGTAAGGATAAAAATAGTCTCATCATGGAAGCCTGCAGGCGAAAGTAAAGTCAATCTTGAGAGCCTGTGAGGCTTTTGTTCAATCAAGCGTGTCACAGTATACATCAGCATAACAGCTCCACCCAGACTATGAGCGATTGCACTGAGTTTGTATGGCTGCTCATCGTTTGTTTCTTCATCAGGTTGAATCATTTTTAATTCGTCagttttaatttcatgaatCTTCTCTATCATAGCCGGAACATCTTTTGTCCCAAGCTCATTTACTGTGAACCACCAATATCTGAGTCAaaatagtgtgttttaatttccaGTTTTAATGTCTGAGAAacaataaatcaaaacatattgATAGTGAAATCATATATTTACTTACTTCCGTGAGGGGATATTTTTATCCACATGCCCCCTAGAGACTAGACCACGCAAATTCCCAAGGAAGACGTCGTAGCCTGTAATTAAAGCAATAACATCATTACACTGAAATTTTATACTATGCTAGTATTCTATGAATGATGTAAATActctcaagtataattaaaaaCCTTGATCATATGCTGCGAAAGCTGAAGAACCAACAACACCATTAGAAACCCAACTGCAAAAGAGAAATCAACTCATAAAACCAATACATTGCAACTATTTAAGTAGAAGGGGGAAAGGAATAAATTACAAGTAATCaggataataattaatatggtTCCGACAATATAGAATGCTTACCACAATACCATAAGGAGAGGGATCTAAATTCATAGGCATCACTTGCATATATTAGTGTCTTTCAATAGATAAGATGGATTTCTAAGCAAGTGCTGCCCCAAACCAATTCTATTTTACTTAAAGAATAATTGAGAAAGGTTATGTTAACCAGACACGGGAGAAGGTGTCAATTATAGGCATGTGTCCAACACAggtttacatttttttcatatGTTTGGCGGATCATACCCTATACCTATATTGTCCATCCATATTGTTGGACATGAGTACTTTGATATTACCTGAAGTCATCATTTTCTCCAAAGTGTACCCACAGTACAAAAAATATTCATTCAACGCGTAAAATGGTAGAACCATTAAATATGGACATCctttttaaaatgaaatcatTAATAGCACTTAAAATAATCCCTAAGAAAACACTAGTTTGCATTGTGCAAAAGTAATAATTCCTGTAAACCAGCATAATACATAACCACAAAGTGAACCACCAGCAAAGAAATCACAGCAGAGTGGCAGGAAGACTGCAGATTGTTACTTACCCCACGGATGAATCAAAAATACCATGCTGTAGATAGACAGCCTTCCGTGCATCACGTCTGCAATATCAGACTAGAGGCATCAAGAATCATAGCATTCAAGAGAAAGTGAAAAACTGaaactgaaaaataaacaattatacCTTGGTATTCTTTCTAAAAGAAGAATATATCCATCGGCGGTAGTAACATGAATGGCTTCATATGGGTACCTAAAACAGGAAGATGAGTACGCAACTAACAAAAGATATGCAGAATTTCAGGGTAATAGAagggaaaaagggaaagaaaaaagataaaaaataagacTGCACTTACCCAAGCTCTGTTATGATATCCTTACAAGTTCTAGCATCAGTGTTAAGAGCATGGTGAAGAGTAGGATTCCTTTCTGTAGGAGCTGGATCTTTATCTCCAAGAGTCACTGGGGGAATTGAAGCATTCAAGACATCATTGTCAACATCCTTAACACCAGCACTTGCAGATGAGAACAATTTTCTGAAGATTCTAAAAGCTGAAGATGGGGAGAGCACACAATGCACAGTCTTGTGAAGCATATCAAATATAGCTTCAATGAAAATCTCAATTGCTAGATGAAGATCCTGATTGTCATCACATCACAATGAGTAAGTAAAAGCTATGAAAAAATAATGGCAAAAATGAGGCAATGCAAAGCAGAAAATAATGATGCAAGCGAAATAGACTGAGGCAATGAAAACAGAAAACTTCTAGAGGCAGTAAGATGCAAGTTCTTGTAGAAACCTCAACGACTCCACGCCTCCTGTCAATGCTGCGGTTGACAACATGGTCCTTGGTGGTGTGCATGTTCCTAAAGGAGTGAAAATTCCTAAGATGGGGGTTTCCTGGATCTGAAGAAGTCTTTGATCCCCAAATATTTAACAAACGGAAAACAAGAAATGGCATCCACAGCAGAAGCCTAGCAGGTAACAAAATCAATGACAATATGCATGCCATCAAGTCTGTCCAATGCCAAGCATTATTGATAGGAAAGCTTGTCCTGGAGCTTCTTGACCCATGAGATGATGGTGACGCAGGGTATGTCTCATCAAGATTGTTGTCATCGGAAGAGTAGTCTATACTTGAAGTATCAGACTCCAGAGAAAGTTCATGAATGAACTGGTTGAATGAGGAAACACCACTGCGGTCAACAAGAAAAGTCAAAATGTCAACTACTAATTGATACTAGAATTACTTAATATGGAAAAGTAAAGGAGCAACTTCCAGATTTTAGACCATTTAAGCAAGAGAGTACCAACGAATTTAAGAAATTTCTGATGACACCCATTCATGTTTAAACCATTGTGATTCTGCAGTTATGCCAAAAAAAAGGGTCTTCATGACCAGCCAAATCAAAGGTGTTTGTAGGCAATTTTCATAAGCAATAGCATTtaatattattcttaaaaagaatgaaatttaaaaatatatatatttagcatttaagAAGCCAATTAGGATAGGCTCTACGAAAGTACATTGAACCAATGATGAAAAAAGACACTAGTGCCAGCAACCATCGCTAAACTTCTCCAACAAGAAAAGTCAGCAGAACTCTGTTTTAGCTCTcccatttaatattttagtgcTTCCCATAATTAATATAGTGAAGAAAAGACAAGGccaaaaaaacaagaaaactaTGAACTTAAATGATAATCACTCTGGTAAAAGGATCTACTTAAGCACATAAATagctaaaacaaaagaaaaacatagtCCTTGATACTTAAGACATATTTCTTTTCTCATAACACTTCGGGGAAAAAAAACATACTTTTCCATCCAGCGTGGAAACCGAGGTCCATGAAAAGTTGGCCTAAGCTCCCATCCTTGAACACCTTCGAGAATATTTGCCTTTCCAAGAAGAATGGACAATAAAAGTGCTGATACTTCATTTATCAACCGTGCAGTATTGTTCAAAGACTCATACATAAAAGTCTTCAGCAATCTgcattagaaataaaaacaagtcGGTTGCCCATAATAAGAATATTCCTTTGGCaggaatttttgttgttgtcgttgttttttttttttttttgcaatataaaggaaaaagggaaaaatttaaagaaaacaaaactatagcaaaaggaaaataaagcaaaaaagtAAAAGGCAAAAGCACCAATCAAATGGAGTTTTAGGAAACTACAGTTCCAAGCTCTTACAAAGGCATAGAGACGTACATGTAAGAAAGTGAATGAGTAAAGAGAATGTTGGGGTATGCCTATTGGACTGATCAAAGCTATACTACCAATAATGCATATTAATCACTGATCCATAATAAACAAAAGTAAGAGTTACTAAGTACTAATTGGGATAAGTCCATTGTGTATAAAGGAATTGcataagaattataaaaaaactataactATTAGATCTTTATGGATCAAAGTCATAAAAGTTATTCCTAGTCATTACATTGTTAATACAGGGCATTGAGAGTATCGAAAGACTTAAAGTACAGAAGGGCAGGAGTATTTATACCCATGCTATGCCGCACTGCCTTTAGTGTGTTTGGCCCTAGCCTTTTTACTAGCCAAACTATCTCTATCCTAGCCACTAAGAGGAGaattgttctataaagaattaATTTACAGGAGACAACACTCCACCcctatttttcaatcatccctacCAACATATTATTACACCCAATAAATGATAAAAGCTCTCGAAGAAGTACTTGTCCGAATGGgagttttattttggtcatcaTCTTACTCTTGCTAGCAGAAGAGTGACTCTACCTTAAAATGGCCCTTGGGTTGATCAAGCTTTCGGGCAAACTTGTGGAATTCACTTGAGAACACAATATAACTTATGTATGTTCTTTGATCACGTGTATGCTTAATCACATTACGTGTTGCAAGTATTGGTTTTGGTGAATCCGGTCATGAATAGTTCATCAAATATCGAACTAaatactttcattttttttcaatatttataattcaactaattcattaaaaaaaaaagccaaattAGTTTCCAATCGTAATTCCTCCATAAGTATTTAATACTGGTAATATTGTCATAGACTTGTAAACTATATAGGTTCTTTTCTCTTGGTTTtctaaaacaaattaacaaatatCAACATAGTCGTCAAACTAACAAGAGAAgtaattaactaattatttaatttctttcgcCATTAAGATCCACACTCCAAAAACaaaatcatcatttaaaaaaactctCATAAAAACAACACCCAGAAAACCCTAGCATTTACTCTTTTTTTCCGTTTCAATGAACTGGATTCAGCTAATAAAAGCTCCCAACCCAATTACTTCCCCCGACAATAATGCCGATAAAATCTTAAGCTTAATCCCTAGAAAAATTCCGAAATCAATCAAATAAtctcccaaaaataaaaaaaaatccgaCAACAGCGCATACAAATACACGTATAAATATACGGAGAGGgatagaaaaaaaagataacTCACTCTTTTGTAATAGCGAGGGCGCTGTCAACGAGACGCCGCATAATTCTACTCTTATTTTTTGCTCTTCCTTTTTTCGATTTTCGATCTCTCGATTCccaccaaaaagaaaatcaaaaatcaaaatcccaTCGAAAGAATTTTGAATCGGCGAAACGGAGAcgaaaacaaaagagaaaagtgTGGGGAAGTTAGAAAATCGTTGAAATGAAATCTGCTGATAAAGAGGGATTGCTTTTTGGCAACCCCGCGATTCTTGCCGTACGAAGTAATCAAGTTTATATATCATTTTCCAAATCATCGCGCCATTATATTTCCCATGGGGAGCCACGTGGAGGATTATGATTGGGCGTCATGCTGGATCCTCCAGTTTTTAAATGAGAGTGGTAACGTCGGTGGACTGCAATCGTGAGGGGAAATGAATCAGGAACGTTATCAGATTGAAATGGCCGGCTCAGAACTTTTTGGTCAGAATGGACGACTCAGATAGGGTGCGGATTTTTTATTGGTTAATTGTGTCGGTCCCACAGGACGACTTCGTTGCAGCGCCAGACGAAAAATGCGGGTCTATTTTTGACGTGGAAGTTCAGAGAACCTTTCCTGACACTGTCAAAGtcactcaatttattattatttatttgttaattgggtaaactataactactgttactaaattattaatcattttatattttagtcactaaatcattaaatttgttgatttatgATTTTCTCTACTTGATTCGCTTATATCAATTGAaagctttcattttttttttatagttgaatttttttacgaaataattttaaaaattatgaatttacaaATCAGAATctaaataactttttaattcaATCTTCAACATTAACTGTTAGATCAACTTGGACCTAAagtatatttttctatttattgatGGCTATCGATCCATCATATCGATTGTTAAATCGTGGCTTAGAGCTCACTAGtcgaactttaaaaaaaaattaacatcccaacaacttaaattaaaactttaaaatagtttaataatcattttgttactttttgtagttaagtgaccaaaacataaacttactaatagtttaagtgtagtttacccttatcattttataaatatttatatctaaattattatttaaaaatttaactaaattgatATCACCTATTAAtcaatttcaactcaaaattatttttaaaaatctttctttctttttttacaaaataacaaGTATTATTATGACGATTCtttatcttttataattctatataaaatctagagaaatatacataaataattaatttattatttcagcaatatttttaaaaatatttattatataattatttttcatgagTATAttataatctaatatttatttaaatgttgataaaataaaaaatgaatttaaatattataaattaaaaaccagAAAAGAACTTTAccttaatttataaatatgatttgatttaactctaaatctaatataaatgtaaaagtatttattttaatgggTAAACATATGCCTTTGTCATGATTAATTTGACTCGAAATTAAAgtttac
This genomic window contains:
- the LOC105801733 gene encoding uncharacterized protein LOC105801733 is translated as MRRLVDSALAITKELLKTFMYESLNNTARLINEVSALLLSILLGKANILEGVQGWELRPTFHGPRFPRWMENGVSSFNQFIHELSLESDTSSIDYSSDDNNLDETYPASPSSHGSRSSRTSFPINNAWHWTDLMACILSLILLPARLLLWMPFLVFRLLNIWGSKTSSDPGNPHLRNFHSFRNMHTTKDHVVNRSIDRRRGVVEDLHLAIEIFIEAIFDMLHKTVHCVLSPSSAFRIFRKLFSSASAGVKDVDNDVLNASIPPVTLGDKDPAPTERNPTLHHALNTDARTCKDIITELGYPYEAIHVTTADGYILLLERIPRRDARKAVYLQHGIFDSSVGWVSNGVVGSSAFAAYDQGYDVFLGNLRGLVSRGHVDKNIPSRKYWWFTVNELGTKDVPAMIEKIHEIKTDELKMIQPDEETNDEQPYKLSAIAHSLGGAVMLMYTVTRLIEQKPHRLSRLTLLSPAGFHDETIFILTVAHYFVVPLGPILAFFVPALYIPTRFFRMLFNKLARDFHNYPALGGLIQTVLSYTFGGDSSNWVGVMGLPHYNMDDMPGLSLGVIHHLAQVKWRGKFVMYDYGNASANMKAYGSPVPIDLGEYYSLIDIPIDLIAGRKDKIISAAMVTRHYKLMKDASVNVSYKEFEYGHLDFTKSNQEDILAYVMSRLLLVEPALKHQTSQKKTLKLKKKGQASS